The Symphalangus syndactylus isolate Jambi chromosome 8, NHGRI_mSymSyn1-v2.1_pri, whole genome shotgun sequence genome includes a window with the following:
- the TWIST2 gene encoding twist-related protein 2, giving the protein MEEGSSSPVSPVDSLGTSEEELERQPKRFGRKRRYSKKSSEDGSPTPGKRGKKGSPSAQSFEELQSQRILANVRERQRTQSLNEAFAALRKIIPTLPSDKLSKIQTLKLAARYIDFLYQVLQSDEMDNKMTSCSYVAHERLSYAFSVWRMEGAWSMSASH; this is encoded by the coding sequence GCACCAGCGAGGAGGAGCTCGAGCGGCAGCCCAAGCGCTTCGGCCGGAAGCGGCGCTACAGCAAGAAGTCGAGCGAAGATGGCAGCCCGACCCCGGGCAAGCGAGGCAAGAAGGGCAGCCCCAGCGCGCAGTCCTTCGAGGAGCTGCAGAGCCAGCGCATCCTGGCCAACGTGCGCGAGCGCCAGCGCACCCAGTCGCTCAACGAGGCCTTCGCGGCGCTGCGCAAGATCATCCCCACGCTGCCCTCTGACAAGCTGAGCAAGATCCAGACGCTCAAGCTGGCCGCCAGGTACATAGACTTCCTCTACCAGGTCCTGCAGAGCGACGAGATGGACAATAAGATGACCAGCTGCAGCTACGTGGCCCACGAGCGCCTCAGCTACGCCTTCTCCGTGTGGCGCATGGAGGGCGCGTGGTCCATGTCCGCCTCCCACTAG